A window of Colius striatus isolate bColStr4 chromosome 29, bColStr4.1.hap1, whole genome shotgun sequence contains these coding sequences:
- the USF1 gene encoding upstream stimulatory factor 1 isoform X2 — translation MKGQQKAAETEEGTVQIQEVATGEDPTSVAIASIQSAATFPDPNIKYVFRTENGGTQVMYRVIQVADGQLDGQTEGTSAISGYPAAQSMTQAVIQGAFTSEDAVETEATATETHYTYFPTAAVADSSTSAGAGTTATAVVTTQNSEALLGQPTPTGQFFVMMSPQEVLQGGTQRSIAPRAHPYSPKSEAPRATRDEKRRAQHNEVERRRRDKINNWIVQLSKIIPDCSMENTKSGQSKGGILSKACDYIQELRQSNHRLSEELQGLDQLQMDNEVLRQQVEDLKNKNLILRAQLRQHGVEIVIKNDSH, via the exons ATGAAGGG GCAGCAGAAAGCAGCCGAGACAGAAGAGGGAACGGTGCAGATCCAAGAAG TGGCCACAGGCGAGGATCCCACCAGCGTCGCCATTGCCAGCATCCAGTCGGCCGCCACCTTCCCCGACCCCAACATCAAGTATGTGTTCCGCACAGAGAACGGCGGCACGCAG GTGATGTACAGGGTGATCCAGGTGGCCGACGGGCAGCTGGATGGGCAGACCGAGGGCACCAGCGCCATCAGCGGCTACCCCGCCGCGCAGTCCATGACACAG GCCGTCATCCAGGGCGCCTTCACCAGCGAGGATGCGGTGGAGACGGAGGCCACAGCCACCGAGACTCACTACACCTACTTCCCCACCGCGGCCGTGGCCGACAGCAGCACGTCGGCGGGCGCGGGGACCACGGCCACGGCGGTCGTCACCACGCAGAACTCGGAGGCGCTGCTGGGGCAGCCCACCCCCACGG GGCAGTTCTTCGTGATGATGTCGCCacaggaggtgctgcagggggGCACGCAGAGATCCATCGCCCCCCGCGCCCACCCCTACTCCCC GAAGTCGGAGGCCCCACGAGCCACCCGGGATGAGAAGCGCCGGGCACAGCACAACGAAG TGGAGCGTCGGCGCAGGGACAAGATCAACAACTGGATCGTGCAGCTCTCCAAGATCATCCCCGACTGCTCCATGGAGAACACCAAGTCAGGGCAG AGCAAGGGTGGGATCCTGTCCAAGGCCTGTGACTACATCCAGGAGCTGCGGCAGAGCAACCACCGTCTGTCCGAGGAGCTGCAGGGCCTGGACCAGCTGCAGATGGACAACGAGGTGCTGCGGCAGCAG
- the USF1 gene encoding upstream stimulatory factor 1 isoform X1 — protein sequence MKGQQKAAETEEGTVQIQEGAVATGEDPTSVAIASIQSAATFPDPNIKYVFRTENGGTQVMYRVIQVADGQLDGQTEGTSAISGYPAAQSMTQAVIQGAFTSEDAVETEATATETHYTYFPTAAVADSSTSAGAGTTATAVVTTQNSEALLGQPTPTGQFFVMMSPQEVLQGGTQRSIAPRAHPYSPKSEAPRATRDEKRRAQHNEVERRRRDKINNWIVQLSKIIPDCSMENTKSGQSKGGILSKACDYIQELRQSNHRLSEELQGLDQLQMDNEVLRQQVEDLKNKNLILRAQLRQHGVEIVIKNDSH from the exons ATGAAGGG GCAGCAGAAAGCAGCCGAGACAGAAGAGGGAACGGTGCAGATCCAAGAAG GTGCAGTGGCCACAGGCGAGGATCCCACCAGCGTCGCCATTGCCAGCATCCAGTCGGCCGCCACCTTCCCCGACCCCAACATCAAGTATGTGTTCCGCACAGAGAACGGCGGCACGCAG GTGATGTACAGGGTGATCCAGGTGGCCGACGGGCAGCTGGATGGGCAGACCGAGGGCACCAGCGCCATCAGCGGCTACCCCGCCGCGCAGTCCATGACACAG GCCGTCATCCAGGGCGCCTTCACCAGCGAGGATGCGGTGGAGACGGAGGCCACAGCCACCGAGACTCACTACACCTACTTCCCCACCGCGGCCGTGGCCGACAGCAGCACGTCGGCGGGCGCGGGGACCACGGCCACGGCGGTCGTCACCACGCAGAACTCGGAGGCGCTGCTGGGGCAGCCCACCCCCACGG GGCAGTTCTTCGTGATGATGTCGCCacaggaggtgctgcagggggGCACGCAGAGATCCATCGCCCCCCGCGCCCACCCCTACTCCCC GAAGTCGGAGGCCCCACGAGCCACCCGGGATGAGAAGCGCCGGGCACAGCACAACGAAG TGGAGCGTCGGCGCAGGGACAAGATCAACAACTGGATCGTGCAGCTCTCCAAGATCATCCCCGACTGCTCCATGGAGAACACCAAGTCAGGGCAG AGCAAGGGTGGGATCCTGTCCAAGGCCTGTGACTACATCCAGGAGCTGCGGCAGAGCAACCACCGTCTGTCCGAGGAGCTGCAGGGCCTGGACCAGCTGCAGATGGACAACGAGGTGCTGCGGCAGCAG
- the ARHGAP30 gene encoding rho GTPase-activating protein 30 isoform X3: MEEARLVKIKEVLKELPVPHYRTLEFLMRHLLRMATHSRQTNMHARNLAIVWAPNLLRSRDIEATGFNGTAAFMEVRVQSIVVEFILTHVEQLFGDAPLLGGESPRRSRLLAGGGPGEVQPPPYHVPAALSQGDGPPPIRPYHTIIELSDHRRKGSLKAKKWRSIFNLGRSSHEAKRKLVKAEEKDDKCGKMSLRPAKSMDSLSSVPFTGDGTDTPRLSQKQPAQRRESFDTCPSPPQSCPELDESLEDKLPGLQEPRGPESEGESSSTKSEPTTPKAGRAALVAPGRSPKAARGRADKCAGVHISGPFSVTVPFHITSNLSRLTRGMPCPALAAVPAGRETPDSPPAAGRRSNADPAGEGKADAEQSRLSLELRDSFAFLDSAETWLESSGDGEGAAWAAPPSPGDGERCLAVEDGMDSGFMNPGEPPAEQPDSYLSIEECMDEEMFFMAPSGSDTEERAGDTDSDDMFLSAHDELSPLAAPLEPLGPAPGEGTAPETSAGPQDRAAAEEEEGELPRDPGEVQAEEEAPGTGQPPGEGADGGGSPCRTDSSTDTVRGAAGSGGLEGAGPGPQVEEDGCGSGPPSPEEPGEGEAPSAPHPEEDPPTPEAAPPSPGSTEGTGDPPGSPPGSSPSLSASAPDLRSVVPAEPRQPEPEPVLRRDGRAAVRLATGTVRVLHARSVPVVPPKPQFARIPPALQPWEPPAAGAGSPGAGSPGAGSPGAGSPGAGSPGARRAGWRDGGSASFDAAVAVAAQQQPPQAPVRRIQTYGGGSGDPAPAAPKALPFHRAPLRPRLLRPLSCAAAPEAEGLGRSRRSPTQPALQLEAPAPGSAGEGGER, translated from the exons ATGGAAGAGGCTCGGCTGGTGAAGATCAAGgaggtgctgaaggagctgccaGTGCCCCATTATAG GACGCTGGAGTTCCTGATGCGGCACCTGCTGCGCATGGCGACCCACAGCCGCCAGACCAACATGCACGCCAGGAACCTGGCCATCGTCTGGGCCCCCAACCTGCTGCG GTCCCGGGACATCGAGGCGACGGGGTTCAACGGCACGGCGGCGTTCATGGAGGTGCGAGTGCAGTCCATCGTGGTCGAGTTCATCCTCACCCACGTCGAGCAGCTCTTTGGGGACGCCCCTCTGCTGG GCGGCGAATCGCCGCGGCGGTCCCGGCTGCTGGCAGGGGGGGGTCCCGGCGAGGTGCAGCCCCCACCGTACCATGTGCCGGCGGCGCTGAGCCAGGGCGATGGGCCCCCCCCGATCCGGCCCTACCACACCATCATCGAGCTCAGCGACCACAG GAGGAAAGGCTCCCTCAAGGCCAAGAAGTGGAGATCCATCTTCAACCTGGGCCGCTCCAGCCACGAGGCCAAGCGCAAATTGGTGAAGGCGGAGGAGAAAG ATGACAAGTGTGGGAAGATGAGCCTCCGTCCAGCCAAGAGCATGGACTCGCTCAGCTCCGTCCCTTTCACCGGTGATG GCACAGACACCCCCCGGCTGAGCCAGAAGCAGCCGGCACAGCGCCGGGAGAGCTTCGACACGTGCCCCTCGccaccccagagctgccccGAGCTGGACGAGAGCCTGGAAGATAAGCTGCCGGGGCTGCAGGAGCCGCGGGGCCCCGAGTCGGAGGGCGAAAGCAGCAGCACCAAGTCGGAGCCCACCACCCCCAAAGCCGGCCGGGCCGCGCTGGTGGCCCCCGGCCGCTCGCCCAAGGCCGCCCGCGGCCGCGCCGACAAGTGCGCCGGGGTCCACATCTCCGGCCCCTTCTCCGTCACCGTCCCCTTCCACATCACCTCCAACCTCTCCCGCCTGACGCGGGGGATGCCGTGCCCGGCGCTGGCCGCGGTGCCCGCGGGCAGAGAGACCCCCGACAGCCCCCCGGCCGCCGGCCGCCGCTCCAACGCCGACCCCGCGG gggaggggaaggcagaCGCAGAGCAGAGCCGTCTGTCCCTGGAGCTGCGCGACTCCTTCGCCTTCCTGGACAGCGCAGAGACGTGGCTGGAGAGCAGCGGGGACGGGGAGGGCGCGGCGTGGGCAGCGCCGCCCAGCCCCGGGGATGGAGAGAGGTGCCTGGCCGTGGAGGACGGGATGGACAGCGGGTTCATGAAC CCGGGCGAGCCCCCGGCCGAGCAGCCCGACAGCTACCTCTCCATCGAGGAGTGCATGGACGAGGAGATGTTCTTCATGGCCCCCAGCGGCTCCGACACCGAGGAGCGCGCTGGGGACACCGACTCGGACGACATGTTCCTGAGCGCCCACGACGAGCTGAGCCCGCTGGCGGCACCGCTGGAGCCCCTCGGCCCCGCTCCGGGGGAGGGGACAGCCCCGGAGACGAGCGCAGGGCCGCAGGACCGGGCTGcggcggaggaggaggagggggagctccccagggaccccggtgaggtgcaggcagaggaggaggcacCGGGCACCGGGCAGCCTCCGGGTGAAGGGGCAGACGGAGGCGGCAGCCCCTGCAGAACGGACTCCAGCACTGACACCGTCCGGGGGGCCGCGGGGTCCGGGGGCCTCGAGGGAGCAGGGCCAGGTCCCCAAGTGGAAGAGGATGGATGTGGCTCCggcccccccagccccgaggagccgggggagggtgaAGCCCCGTCCGCACCTCATCCAGAGGAGGATCCACCAACCCCCGAGGCTGCGCCCCCCTCCCCGGGGAGCACAGAGGGGACGGGAGATCCTCCCGGGAGCCCCCCCGGGAGCTCCCCATCGCTGTCCGCCTCGGCCCCGGATCTGCGCAGCGTCGTCCCCGCGGAGCCGCGGCAGCCCGAGCCCGAGCCCGTGCTCCGCCGGGACGGCCGAGCCGCCGTCCGCCTGGCCACCGGCACCGTGCGGGTGCTGCACGCCCGCTCCGTGCCCGTCGTGCCCCCCAAGCCGCAGTTCGCCAGGATCCCGCCGGcgctgcagccctgggagccGCCGGCCGCGGGGGCTGGGTCTCCGGGGGCTGGGTCACCGGGGGCAGGGTCGCCGGGGGCAGGGTCGCCGGGGGCAGGGTCGCCGGGGGCTCGCCGGGCGGGCTGGCGCGACGGCGGCAGCGCATCGTTCGACGCGGCCGTGGCCGTGGCCgcccagcagcagccgccgcagGCGCCGGTGAGGCGGATCCAGACGTACGGAGGCGGCAGCGGGGACCCGGCGCCCGCCGCCCCCAAGGCGCTGCCGTTCCACCGGGCCCCGCTGCGGCCGCGGCTGCTGCGGCCCCTGAGCTGCGCGGCCGCCCCCGAGGCCgaggggctgggcaggagccGCCGGAGCCCGACCCAGCCGGCGCTGCAGCTCGAGGCACCGGCGCCGGGCTCggccggggaggggggagagcgCTGA
- the ARHGAP30 gene encoding rho GTPase-activating protein 30 isoform X1: MSLALKARQRVRRKGGSRDRVFGCDLLEHLQQSGQDVPQVLRSCTEFVEQHGVVDGIYRLSGVSSNIQRLRQEFDSDRCPDLQRDVYLQDIHCVSSLCKAYFRELPNPLLTYQLYDKFADAVAIQMEEARLVKIKEVLKELPVPHYRTLEFLMRHLLRMATHSRQTNMHARNLAIVWAPNLLRSRDIEATGFNGTAAFMEVRVQSIVVEFILTHVEQLFGDAPLLGGESPRRSRLLAGGGPGEVQPPPYHVPAALSQGDGPPPIRPYHTIIELSDHRRKGSLKAKKWRSIFNLGRSSHEAKRKLVKAEEKDDKCGKMSLRPAKSMDSLSSVPFTGDGTDTPRLSQKQPAQRRESFDTCPSPPQSCPELDESLEDKLPGLQEPRGPESEGESSSTKSEPTTPKAGRAALVAPGRSPKAARGRADKCAGVHISGPFSVTVPFHITSNLSRLTRGMPCPALAAVPAGRETPDSPPAAGRRSNADPAGEGKADAEQSRLSLELRDSFAFLDSAETWLESSGDGEGAAWAAPPSPGDGERCLAVEDGMDSGFMNPGEPPAEQPDSYLSIEECMDEEMFFMAPSGSDTEERAGDTDSDDMFLSAHDELSPLAAPLEPLGPAPGEGTAPETSAGPQDRAAAEEEEGELPRDPGEVQAEEEAPGTGQPPGEGADGGGSPCRTDSSTDTVRGAAGSGGLEGAGPGPQVEEDGCGSGPPSPEEPGEGEAPSAPHPEEDPPTPEAAPPSPGSTEGTGDPPGSPPGSSPSLSASAPDLRSVVPAEPRQPEPEPVLRRDGRAAVRLATGTVRVLHARSVPVVPPKPQFARIPPALQPWEPPAAGAGSPGAGSPGAGSPGAGSPGAGSPGARRAGWRDGGSASFDAAVAVAAQQQPPQAPVRRIQTYGGGSGDPAPAAPKALPFHRAPLRPRLLRPLSCAAAPEAEGLGRSRRSPTQPALQLEAPAPGSAGEGGER; the protein is encoded by the exons TGCCCCAGGTGCTGAGGAGCTGCACCGAGTTCGTGGAGCAGCACGGGGTGGTGGACGGGATCTACCGGCTCTCGGGCGTCTCCTCCAACATCCAGCGGCTGCG GCAGGAGTTCGACAGCGACCGCTGCCCCGACCTGCAGAGGGACGTTTACCTGCAGGACATCCACTGCGTCAGCTCCCTCTGCAAAGCCTATTTCCGGGagctccccaaccccctcctcaCCTACCAGCTCTATGACAAATTCGCT GACGCCGTGGCCATCCAGATGGAAGAGGCTCGGCTGGTGAAGATCAAGgaggtgctgaaggagctgccaGTGCCCCATTATAG GACGCTGGAGTTCCTGATGCGGCACCTGCTGCGCATGGCGACCCACAGCCGCCAGACCAACATGCACGCCAGGAACCTGGCCATCGTCTGGGCCCCCAACCTGCTGCG GTCCCGGGACATCGAGGCGACGGGGTTCAACGGCACGGCGGCGTTCATGGAGGTGCGAGTGCAGTCCATCGTGGTCGAGTTCATCCTCACCCACGTCGAGCAGCTCTTTGGGGACGCCCCTCTGCTGG GCGGCGAATCGCCGCGGCGGTCCCGGCTGCTGGCAGGGGGGGGTCCCGGCGAGGTGCAGCCCCCACCGTACCATGTGCCGGCGGCGCTGAGCCAGGGCGATGGGCCCCCCCCGATCCGGCCCTACCACACCATCATCGAGCTCAGCGACCACAG GAGGAAAGGCTCCCTCAAGGCCAAGAAGTGGAGATCCATCTTCAACCTGGGCCGCTCCAGCCACGAGGCCAAGCGCAAATTGGTGAAGGCGGAGGAGAAAG ATGACAAGTGTGGGAAGATGAGCCTCCGTCCAGCCAAGAGCATGGACTCGCTCAGCTCCGTCCCTTTCACCGGTGATG GCACAGACACCCCCCGGCTGAGCCAGAAGCAGCCGGCACAGCGCCGGGAGAGCTTCGACACGTGCCCCTCGccaccccagagctgccccGAGCTGGACGAGAGCCTGGAAGATAAGCTGCCGGGGCTGCAGGAGCCGCGGGGCCCCGAGTCGGAGGGCGAAAGCAGCAGCACCAAGTCGGAGCCCACCACCCCCAAAGCCGGCCGGGCCGCGCTGGTGGCCCCCGGCCGCTCGCCCAAGGCCGCCCGCGGCCGCGCCGACAAGTGCGCCGGGGTCCACATCTCCGGCCCCTTCTCCGTCACCGTCCCCTTCCACATCACCTCCAACCTCTCCCGCCTGACGCGGGGGATGCCGTGCCCGGCGCTGGCCGCGGTGCCCGCGGGCAGAGAGACCCCCGACAGCCCCCCGGCCGCCGGCCGCCGCTCCAACGCCGACCCCGCGG gggaggggaaggcagaCGCAGAGCAGAGCCGTCTGTCCCTGGAGCTGCGCGACTCCTTCGCCTTCCTGGACAGCGCAGAGACGTGGCTGGAGAGCAGCGGGGACGGGGAGGGCGCGGCGTGGGCAGCGCCGCCCAGCCCCGGGGATGGAGAGAGGTGCCTGGCCGTGGAGGACGGGATGGACAGCGGGTTCATGAAC CCGGGCGAGCCCCCGGCCGAGCAGCCCGACAGCTACCTCTCCATCGAGGAGTGCATGGACGAGGAGATGTTCTTCATGGCCCCCAGCGGCTCCGACACCGAGGAGCGCGCTGGGGACACCGACTCGGACGACATGTTCCTGAGCGCCCACGACGAGCTGAGCCCGCTGGCGGCACCGCTGGAGCCCCTCGGCCCCGCTCCGGGGGAGGGGACAGCCCCGGAGACGAGCGCAGGGCCGCAGGACCGGGCTGcggcggaggaggaggagggggagctccccagggaccccggtgaggtgcaggcagaggaggaggcacCGGGCACCGGGCAGCCTCCGGGTGAAGGGGCAGACGGAGGCGGCAGCCCCTGCAGAACGGACTCCAGCACTGACACCGTCCGGGGGGCCGCGGGGTCCGGGGGCCTCGAGGGAGCAGGGCCAGGTCCCCAAGTGGAAGAGGATGGATGTGGCTCCggcccccccagccccgaggagccgggggagggtgaAGCCCCGTCCGCACCTCATCCAGAGGAGGATCCACCAACCCCCGAGGCTGCGCCCCCCTCCCCGGGGAGCACAGAGGGGACGGGAGATCCTCCCGGGAGCCCCCCCGGGAGCTCCCCATCGCTGTCCGCCTCGGCCCCGGATCTGCGCAGCGTCGTCCCCGCGGAGCCGCGGCAGCCCGAGCCCGAGCCCGTGCTCCGCCGGGACGGCCGAGCCGCCGTCCGCCTGGCCACCGGCACCGTGCGGGTGCTGCACGCCCGCTCCGTGCCCGTCGTGCCCCCCAAGCCGCAGTTCGCCAGGATCCCGCCGGcgctgcagccctgggagccGCCGGCCGCGGGGGCTGGGTCTCCGGGGGCTGGGTCACCGGGGGCAGGGTCGCCGGGGGCAGGGTCGCCGGGGGCAGGGTCGCCGGGGGCTCGCCGGGCGGGCTGGCGCGACGGCGGCAGCGCATCGTTCGACGCGGCCGTGGCCGTGGCCgcccagcagcagccgccgcagGCGCCGGTGAGGCGGATCCAGACGTACGGAGGCGGCAGCGGGGACCCGGCGCCCGCCGCCCCCAAGGCGCTGCCGTTCCACCGGGCCCCGCTGCGGCCGCGGCTGCTGCGGCCCCTGAGCTGCGCGGCCGCCCCCGAGGCCgaggggctgggcaggagccGCCGGAGCCCGACCCAGCCGGCGCTGCAGCTCGAGGCACCGGCGCCGGGCTCggccggggaggggggagagcgCTGA
- the ARHGAP30 gene encoding rho GTPase-activating protein 30 isoform X2 yields MRHLLRMATHSRQTNMHARNLAIVWAPNLLRSRDIEATGFNGTAAFMEVRVQSIVVEFILTHVEQLFGDAPLLGGESPRRSRLLAGGGPGEVQPPPYHVPAALSQGDGPPPIRPYHTIIELSDHRRKGSLKAKKWRSIFNLGRSSHEAKRKLVKAEEKDDKCGKMSLRPAKSMDSLSSVPFTGDGTDTPRLSQKQPAQRRESFDTCPSPPQSCPELDESLEDKLPGLQEPRGPESEGESSSTKSEPTTPKAGRAALVAPGRSPKAARGRADKCAGVHISGPFSVTVPFHITSNLSRLTRGMPCPALAAVPAGRETPDSPPAAGRRSNADPAGEGKADAEQSRLSLELRDSFAFLDSAETWLESSGDGEGAAWAAPPSPGDGERCLAVEDGMDSGFMNPGEPPAEQPDSYLSIEECMDEEMFFMAPSGSDTEERAGDTDSDDMFLSAHDELSPLAAPLEPLGPAPGEGTAPETSAGPQDRAAAEEEEGELPRDPGEVQAEEEAPGTGQPPGEGADGGGSPCRTDSSTDTVRGAAGSGGLEGAGPGPQVEEDGCGSGPPSPEEPGEGEAPSAPHPEEDPPTPEAAPPSPGSTEGTGDPPGSPPGSSPSLSASAPDLRSVVPAEPRQPEPEPVLRRDGRAAVRLATGTVRVLHARSVPVVPPKPQFARIPPALQPWEPPAAGAGSPGAGSPGAGSPGAGSPGAGSPGARRAGWRDGGSASFDAAVAVAAQQQPPQAPVRRIQTYGGGSGDPAPAAPKALPFHRAPLRPRLLRPLSCAAAPEAEGLGRSRRSPTQPALQLEAPAPGSAGEGGER; encoded by the exons ATGCGGCACCTGCTGCGCATGGCGACCCACAGCCGCCAGACCAACATGCACGCCAGGAACCTGGCCATCGTCTGGGCCCCCAACCTGCTGCG GTCCCGGGACATCGAGGCGACGGGGTTCAACGGCACGGCGGCGTTCATGGAGGTGCGAGTGCAGTCCATCGTGGTCGAGTTCATCCTCACCCACGTCGAGCAGCTCTTTGGGGACGCCCCTCTGCTGG GCGGCGAATCGCCGCGGCGGTCCCGGCTGCTGGCAGGGGGGGGTCCCGGCGAGGTGCAGCCCCCACCGTACCATGTGCCGGCGGCGCTGAGCCAGGGCGATGGGCCCCCCCCGATCCGGCCCTACCACACCATCATCGAGCTCAGCGACCACAG GAGGAAAGGCTCCCTCAAGGCCAAGAAGTGGAGATCCATCTTCAACCTGGGCCGCTCCAGCCACGAGGCCAAGCGCAAATTGGTGAAGGCGGAGGAGAAAG ATGACAAGTGTGGGAAGATGAGCCTCCGTCCAGCCAAGAGCATGGACTCGCTCAGCTCCGTCCCTTTCACCGGTGATG GCACAGACACCCCCCGGCTGAGCCAGAAGCAGCCGGCACAGCGCCGGGAGAGCTTCGACACGTGCCCCTCGccaccccagagctgccccGAGCTGGACGAGAGCCTGGAAGATAAGCTGCCGGGGCTGCAGGAGCCGCGGGGCCCCGAGTCGGAGGGCGAAAGCAGCAGCACCAAGTCGGAGCCCACCACCCCCAAAGCCGGCCGGGCCGCGCTGGTGGCCCCCGGCCGCTCGCCCAAGGCCGCCCGCGGCCGCGCCGACAAGTGCGCCGGGGTCCACATCTCCGGCCCCTTCTCCGTCACCGTCCCCTTCCACATCACCTCCAACCTCTCCCGCCTGACGCGGGGGATGCCGTGCCCGGCGCTGGCCGCGGTGCCCGCGGGCAGAGAGACCCCCGACAGCCCCCCGGCCGCCGGCCGCCGCTCCAACGCCGACCCCGCGG gggaggggaaggcagaCGCAGAGCAGAGCCGTCTGTCCCTGGAGCTGCGCGACTCCTTCGCCTTCCTGGACAGCGCAGAGACGTGGCTGGAGAGCAGCGGGGACGGGGAGGGCGCGGCGTGGGCAGCGCCGCCCAGCCCCGGGGATGGAGAGAGGTGCCTGGCCGTGGAGGACGGGATGGACAGCGGGTTCATGAAC CCGGGCGAGCCCCCGGCCGAGCAGCCCGACAGCTACCTCTCCATCGAGGAGTGCATGGACGAGGAGATGTTCTTCATGGCCCCCAGCGGCTCCGACACCGAGGAGCGCGCTGGGGACACCGACTCGGACGACATGTTCCTGAGCGCCCACGACGAGCTGAGCCCGCTGGCGGCACCGCTGGAGCCCCTCGGCCCCGCTCCGGGGGAGGGGACAGCCCCGGAGACGAGCGCAGGGCCGCAGGACCGGGCTGcggcggaggaggaggagggggagctccccagggaccccggtgaggtgcaggcagaggaggaggcacCGGGCACCGGGCAGCCTCCGGGTGAAGGGGCAGACGGAGGCGGCAGCCCCTGCAGAACGGACTCCAGCACTGACACCGTCCGGGGGGCCGCGGGGTCCGGGGGCCTCGAGGGAGCAGGGCCAGGTCCCCAAGTGGAAGAGGATGGATGTGGCTCCggcccccccagccccgaggagccgggggagggtgaAGCCCCGTCCGCACCTCATCCAGAGGAGGATCCACCAACCCCCGAGGCTGCGCCCCCCTCCCCGGGGAGCACAGAGGGGACGGGAGATCCTCCCGGGAGCCCCCCCGGGAGCTCCCCATCGCTGTCCGCCTCGGCCCCGGATCTGCGCAGCGTCGTCCCCGCGGAGCCGCGGCAGCCCGAGCCCGAGCCCGTGCTCCGCCGGGACGGCCGAGCCGCCGTCCGCCTGGCCACCGGCACCGTGCGGGTGCTGCACGCCCGCTCCGTGCCCGTCGTGCCCCCCAAGCCGCAGTTCGCCAGGATCCCGCCGGcgctgcagccctgggagccGCCGGCCGCGGGGGCTGGGTCTCCGGGGGCTGGGTCACCGGGGGCAGGGTCGCCGGGGGCAGGGTCGCCGGGGGCAGGGTCGCCGGGGGCTCGCCGGGCGGGCTGGCGCGACGGCGGCAGCGCATCGTTCGACGCGGCCGTGGCCGTGGCCgcccagcagcagccgccgcagGCGCCGGTGAGGCGGATCCAGACGTACGGAGGCGGCAGCGGGGACCCGGCGCCCGCCGCCCCCAAGGCGCTGCCGTTCCACCGGGCCCCGCTGCGGCCGCGGCTGCTGCGGCCCCTGAGCTGCGCGGCCGCCCCCGAGGCCgaggggctgggcaggagccGCCGGAGCCCGACCCAGCCGGCGCTGCAGCTCGAGGCACCGGCGCCGGGCTCggccggggaggggggagagcgCTGA